The Gillisia sp. Hel_I_86 genome has a segment encoding these proteins:
- a CDS encoding RrF2 family transcriptional regulator: protein MFSKACEYGIKASTYIALQSLEGKRISLKKIASAIDSPVAFTAKVLHQLAKHNILISVKGPSGGFEIPKEKIDSIKLSEIVFAIDGDSIYIGCALGFNECNASKPCPLHDKFVGIRDELKKMLRNTSLYELATGLEVGLTYLKR from the coding sequence ATGTTTTCAAAAGCTTGTGAATATGGTATTAAAGCCAGTACATATATAGCCCTGCAGTCACTGGAGGGAAAAAGGATAAGCCTTAAGAAAATTGCAAGTGCGATAGATTCCCCAGTTGCTTTTACCGCTAAGGTTTTACATCAATTAGCAAAACACAATATTTTGATTTCGGTGAAAGGCCCTTCGGGAGGATTTGAGATACCAAAAGAAAAAATAGATTCCATTAAACTTAGTGAAATTGTTTTTGCAATAGATGGGGATTCAATTTACATAGGTTGCGCCTTAGGATTCAATGAATGCAATGCCAGTAAGCCTTGCCCGTTACATGACAAATTTGTGGGTATTCGGGATGAACTTAAAAAAATGCTACGTAATACAAGTCTTTATGAATTGGCAACGGGATTGGAAGTTGGCCTCACTTACTTAAAAAGATAA
- a CDS encoding cbb3-type cytochrome c oxidase subunit I: protein MKILQYIIFISTLFLPEIIHAQSKNISTDSWMTSPGILGTFILITIVMVVAIAIFLIRINSYLDSIKKKQEVKSRTAFDDEIIAMEEGQIDTILGKRKAALNYRLKGNELSGENEVYDKKGLIQKITNDPNNAYFDEKKKTSLSLETPEPLKKIVIYYIGAAIGWLVLGTLIGQYLGMKFIWPQMDNQSWLSFGRLRPVHTNMVFWGWSSLAMIGLGYFVIARTSNTIIYSYKWAWRAWALINSTIILGSIFLMAGINNGGGEYREYIWPVMLLFAIALVITFFNFYRTVANRKISEIYISNWFILASLIWTIVLAIIGYLPFYQDGLGETVIQGYYMHQGVGMWFMTFTLGLVYYYLPSALNKPIYSYSLGVLAFWTQMLFYTMIGTHHFVFSPLPWWLQTTAIVFSAGMFIPVVAGTTNFFMTMKGSWSHISKSYVLPFFLVGTLFYFVGSTQGSLQAFRFTNYVWHFTDFNVAHSHMTMYGIIAFFLWAAIYAILPKLTGKEPPQVLVGAHFWMAFIGLFAYMVSLMAGGTYRGLSWIEGNAFIESVILMKPYWVWRAIGGSLMFASHLVFAYNFYYIIKDRKTVPVLKKDGAVEEITV from the coding sequence ATGAAAATACTTCAATATATAATATTCATATCCACCCTGTTCTTACCGGAGATAATTCATGCCCAAAGCAAAAACATATCTACGGATAGTTGGATGACAAGCCCGGGAATATTAGGTACTTTTATATTGATCACCATTGTTATGGTGGTGGCAATTGCTATTTTTTTGATACGCATAAATTCCTATTTAGATTCAATTAAAAAGAAACAAGAGGTTAAATCCCGAACGGCTTTTGACGATGAGATTATCGCCATGGAAGAGGGGCAAATTGATACTATTCTTGGAAAGAGAAAAGCAGCACTTAACTATAGGCTAAAAGGAAATGAACTAAGTGGAGAAAATGAGGTATACGATAAAAAAGGATTGATCCAAAAAATCACTAACGATCCCAATAATGCATATTTCGATGAAAAGAAAAAAACTTCACTTAGTCTAGAAACCCCGGAACCCCTCAAGAAAATTGTTATTTATTACATTGGAGCAGCTATTGGCTGGCTGGTATTGGGAACTTTAATAGGACAATATTTGGGGATGAAATTTATTTGGCCCCAAATGGATAACCAATCCTGGCTTTCTTTTGGCAGATTACGCCCTGTACATACCAATATGGTATTTTGGGGCTGGTCTTCCCTGGCCATGATAGGACTGGGCTATTTTGTGATTGCCCGTACCTCCAATACTATAATATATAGCTATAAATGGGCATGGCGAGCTTGGGCGCTTATTAATTCCACAATAATATTGGGAAGCATTTTTCTAATGGCGGGTATAAATAATGGAGGCGGTGAATATCGTGAATATATTTGGCCGGTAATGCTGCTCTTTGCCATTGCTCTTGTAATCACTTTTTTTAACTTCTACAGAACGGTTGCAAATAGAAAAATTTCAGAAATATACATCTCCAACTGGTTTATTCTCGCTTCCTTAATATGGACTATTGTACTGGCCATTATAGGATATTTGCCCTTTTATCAGGATGGTTTGGGAGAAACCGTGATTCAAGGATATTATATGCACCAAGGCGTAGGAATGTGGTTCATGACTTTTACTCTAGGGCTGGTATATTACTATCTACCTTCTGCCTTGAACAAGCCTATTTATTCTTATTCCTTAGGGGTTTTGGCTTTTTGGACCCAAATGCTTTTTTATACGATGATTGGGACGCATCATTTTGTATTTAGCCCCCTGCCCTGGTGGTTGCAAACAACCGCCATAGTATTTAGCGCTGGAATGTTTATTCCTGTTGTTGCGGGGACCACAAATTTTTTCATGACGATGAAGGGAAGCTGGAGCCATATTTCCAAGAGTTATGTGTTGCCCTTTTTTCTGGTTGGAACCCTATTTTATTTTGTAGGCTCCACTCAAGGGAGCTTGCAGGCTTTTCGTTTTACCAATTACGTTTGGCATTTTACCGATTTTAATGTGGCTCACTCCCATATGACCATGTATGGTATAATTGCATTTTTTTTATGGGCGGCAATTTATGCCATTCTCCCAAAATTAACAGGCAAAGAACCACCTCAGGTACTAGTAGGCGCCCACTTTTGGATGGCATTTATAGGTCTTTTTGCATATATGGTTTCTCTTATGGCGGGTGGTACCTATAGAGGACTAAGCTGGATAGAAGGCAATGCTTTTATAGAGTCTGTAATATTGATGAAACCCTACTGGGTTTGGCGTGCAATTGGAGGCTCGCTCATGTTTGCTTCTCATCTTGTTTTTGCCTATAATTTCTATTATATAATCAAAGACCGAAAAACAGTTCCAGTACTTAAAAAAGATGGAGCGGTAGAAGAAATTACTGTTTAA
- a CDS encoding cbb3-type cytochrome c oxidase subunit II has protein sequence MLNFHKEHKNLVLTALIIFVALSILVAIVPAFQMQATVPIPSQEPLTPQEKKGLRVYVSENCAACHTQQVRGIAMDDMWGDRPSLPSDYFYSKQRLDVWRQSPSLLGSERTGPDLTNIGARQPSEDWHLMHLYNPRSVVSESIMPSYSWLFKEMDSTAVTQDDVIIPIPKEFYNKPGKKVVATQEALQLVAYLKSLKQTKLPDGSAPLFIPALEKIQTGNTEGSNNNAGLSGEKLYNTSCVACHQANGKGIPGAFPSLVGSGFVNDENPEMLIKIILQGYDARSEFGVMPPFADQLSDAEIAAIATHERTSWGNDAPAVKEEDVKKIRDYINNELNQ, from the coding sequence ATGCTCAATTTCCATAAAGAACATAAAAACTTAGTGCTCACAGCCCTTATAATATTTGTGGCCTTAAGTATTCTTGTAGCAATAGTACCCGCTTTTCAAATGCAGGCTACGGTGCCCATACCTTCTCAAGAACCATTGACACCCCAAGAAAAAAAAGGACTGCGGGTGTATGTTTCAGAAAATTGTGCTGCCTGCCATACACAACAGGTCCGTGGTATAGCGATGGATGATATGTGGGGCGACAGGCCTTCCCTCCCTTCAGATTATTTTTACAGTAAACAACGTTTGGATGTATGGAGACAATCCCCTTCCCTTTTGGGCAGTGAGCGCACAGGTCCCGATTTAACCAATATTGGTGCAAGGCAACCTAGTGAGGATTGGCATTTAATGCATTTATATAATCCTCGTTCGGTAGTTTCAGAATCTATAATGCCATCCTATTCCTGGCTGTTCAAAGAAATGGATAGTACGGCAGTTACCCAAGATGATGTGATAATCCCTATCCCAAAAGAATTTTATAATAAGCCCGGTAAAAAAGTTGTGGCGACCCAAGAAGCTTTGCAATTGGTAGCCTATTTAAAATCATTAAAACAAACCAAATTGCCCGATGGAAGTGCCCCATTATTTATTCCGGCTTTAGAGAAAATTCAAACAGGAAATACGGAAGGCAGCAATAACAATGCTGGCCTTAGCGGTGAAAAATTATATAATACCAGCTGTGTTGCCTGCCATCAGGCAAATGGAAAAGGAATTCCAGGGGCCTTTCCTTCTCTGGTTGGAAGCGGATTTGTAAATGATGAAAATCCTGAAATGCTTATTAAAATTATCCTCCAGGGATATGATGCAAGAAGTGAATTTGGAGTGATGCCCCCTTTTGCCGATCAACTTTCCGATGCCGAAATCGCGGCCATTGCAACCCACGAGCGGACTAGCTGGGGTAATGATGCTCCTGCTGTTAAAGAAGAAGATGTGAAGAAAATAAGGGACTACATCAATAATGAATTAAACCAATAA
- a CDS encoding cytochrome C yields the protein MEDNRIIKVFLDDDPKPFAAFAPPVKIVFDSTKIPDGKHTLKIVAKSSNGVEGVREIPFVVRNGPAISVVGLKENEIIDTQIPITINAYGSETNDFFVIRGSETPKAIPAWVWALLIIFVAFGVFYIIMYWSPELYKSFF from the coding sequence ATGGAAGACAATAGGATCATAAAAGTATTTTTGGATGATGACCCAAAACCTTTTGCGGCTTTTGCACCACCGGTGAAAATTGTATTTGACAGCACAAAAATACCCGATGGCAAGCATACATTAAAAATCGTGGCCAAATCCTCCAACGGGGTTGAGGGGGTTCGGGAAATCCCTTTTGTAGTGCGAAATGGCCCGGCAATATCTGTAGTGGGCTTAAAAGAGAATGAAATAATAGACACTCAAATCCCCATTACCATTAATGCCTATGGGAGCGAGACCAACGATTTTTTTGTGATTAGGGGCTCTGAAACACCAAAAGCAATTCCTGCTTGGGTGTGGGCATTACTTATCATATTTGTAGCTTTCGGAGTATTCTATATAATCATGTATTGGAGCCCGGAACTCTATAAATCATTTTTTTAG
- a CDS encoding group III truncated hemoglobin codes for MQKEILNINDIKQLVDAFYAKVQQDELLADIFNNVIQDNWPKHLEKMYSFWQTVLLEEHTYYGAPFMPHMNLPVSKKHFDRWLELFYETLDELFEGEKAEEARWRANKMAEMFQLKIAHYQKTNSKPLI; via the coding sequence ATGCAGAAAGAAATTTTAAATATTAACGATATTAAACAACTGGTAGATGCCTTCTATGCCAAAGTACAGCAAGATGAGCTGCTAGCAGACATTTTTAATAACGTGATCCAAGATAATTGGCCAAAACATTTGGAGAAAATGTACAGTTTCTGGCAGACGGTTCTTTTAGAAGAACATACTTATTATGGCGCTCCTTTTATGCCTCACATGAACTTGCCTGTGAGCAAAAAACATTTTGACAGGTGGTTGGAATTATTTTATGAAACCCTGGATGAGCTATTTGAGGGGGAAAAAGCCGAAGAAGCCCGATGGCGCGCAAATAAAATGGCAGAGATGTTTCAGCTTAAAATTGCGCATTATCAAAAAACCAATTCCAAACCTTTGATATAA
- a CDS encoding tryptophan 2,3-dioxygenase family protein, whose translation MSHLHQKIAKKYSDLGENPDTHLEGLLHSKPINYWDYIGVETLLSLQRPRTDFKDEAIFIMYHQMTELLLKMLFHEIKQLVEAESFSEEMWLDKINRMNRYASMLINSFDIMKDGMDYDDYNQFRKTLAPASGFQSVQFRYIEIYCTRLENLVNQKGKKQLPPTPSIEDYFENIYWKEAGINKKTGTKTLTMLQFEEKYLDTLIILAKKVQGKTLEEKFLVLKNPSEALQKKLLEFDILYNVKWPLVHLNTAEHYLDKKGENKAATGGSEWKKYLHPKFQQRKFFPSLWTEKDSLEEDNI comes from the coding sequence ATGTCGCATTTACATCAAAAAATAGCAAAAAAATATAGCGATTTAGGAGAAAATCCTGATACGCATTTGGAGGGGCTTTTACATTCCAAACCCATCAATTATTGGGATTATATTGGGGTGGAAACACTTTTGTCCCTGCAAAGACCCCGTACGGATTTTAAAGATGAAGCAATCTTTATTATGTACCATCAAATGACAGAATTACTTTTAAAAATGCTGTTTCATGAAATTAAACAGTTGGTGGAAGCTGAAAGTTTTTCCGAAGAAATGTGGTTGGACAAAATCAACAGGATGAACCGCTATGCAAGTATGCTCATCAACTCTTTTGATATTATGAAAGATGGAATGGACTATGATGATTATAACCAATTTAGAAAAACCCTGGCCCCCGCTAGCGGATTCCAAAGTGTACAGTTTAGATACATAGAAATTTATTGTACAAGGTTGGAAAACTTGGTAAACCAAAAAGGCAAAAAACAGTTGCCTCCCACCCCTTCCATAGAAGATTATTTTGAAAATATTTACTGGAAGGAAGCTGGCATTAACAAGAAGACAGGTACTAAAACCCTCACCATGCTTCAGTTTGAAGAAAAATATCTCGATACTTTAATAATATTAGCTAAAAAAGTACAGGGCAAGACCTTAGAAGAAAAATTTCTTGTTCTAAAAAATCCTTCTGAAGCATTACAAAAAAAATTATTGGAATTCGATATCCTTTATAACGTGAAGTGGCCACTGGTACACCTTAACACGGCAGAACATTATCTGGACAAAAAAGGTGAAAATAAAGCAGCCACCGGAGGTTCCGAATGGAAAAAATATTTGCACCCTAAATTTCAGCAGCGAAAATTCTTCCCTTCGTTGTGGACAGAAAAAGATTCGTTAGAGGAAGATAATATATAG
- a CDS encoding cupin domain-containing protein, translating into MEKIQKPELTPLDIGDSLKTLQVTALAGMRMPPHYTTKEAVIVVHQGEALLKMPNVDHRLKQGAVFIVPAGVEHTLEIIKDFKAVVIMGADSDINFK; encoded by the coding sequence ATGGAAAAAATACAAAAACCCGAATTAACGCCCTTGGATATAGGAGACTCCTTAAAAACATTACAGGTAACCGCTTTGGCTGGAATGAGAATGCCACCCCACTATACCACCAAAGAGGCTGTAATTGTTGTTCACCAAGGCGAGGCTCTTTTAAAAATGCCAAATGTAGACCATAGGCTAAAACAGGGAGCTGTTTTTATTGTTCCGGCCGGGGTGGAACACACCTTGGAAATTATAAAGGATTTTAAAGCCGTTGTTATCATGGGAGCAGACTCTGACATAAACTTTAAATAA
- a CDS encoding DUF488 domain-containing protein, whose amino-acid sequence MSKKLKIKTKRVYDEVSNNDGYRILVDKIWPRGVSKENAKLDEWNKNLAPSDELRKWFDHDPNKFKEFNQRYKKELKDKQEDLERIKEIAQDKQVCLLYGAKDKEHNQAAVLKEILKSQSRTSGQVHEVYIGDHF is encoded by the coding sequence ATGAGCAAGAAATTAAAAATCAAGACAAAGCGGGTTTATGACGAAGTATCAAATAACGATGGCTACCGGATACTGGTGGATAAAATCTGGCCGCGGGGCGTATCAAAAGAAAATGCAAAATTAGATGAATGGAATAAAAATCTGGCGCCTTCAGACGAACTTAGAAAATGGTTTGATCATGACCCTAATAAATTCAAGGAATTTAATCAGCGTTACAAAAAAGAGCTAAAAGATAAACAAGAAGATTTGGAACGTATTAAAGAAATCGCACAAGATAAACAGGTTTGTCTTTTATACGGTGCCAAAGATAAAGAACATAATCAGGCAGCAGTTTTGAAAGAAATATTGAAATCTCAATCAAGAACCTCGGGGCAAGTCCACGAGGTATACATTGGAGACCATTTTTAA
- a CDS encoding NADH-quinone oxidoreductase subunit A: MWHYLLLFFMLLFTAGFAGCLYLVKKSTGKTLDEPGKDVPAESGHLAPKPAWGRYHIHYYGYALMFLAFDMEMAYMYPWAVVYKELGLTALLDMGVFLLILFLGLLYTWSQGGLKRQ, encoded by the coding sequence ATGTGGCACTATCTACTCCTGTTCTTTATGCTGCTCTTTACCGCTGGTTTTGCGGGTTGTTTGTATTTAGTTAAAAAATCCACGGGAAAAACCCTGGATGAACCGGGAAAAGACGTTCCTGCCGAAAGCGGGCACTTGGCGCCCAAACCTGCCTGGGGCCGCTACCATATCCACTATTACGGCTACGCGCTCATGTTCCTGGCCTTTGATATGGAGATGGCCTATATGTACCCTTGGGCAGTAGTTTATAAAGAACTCGGCTTAACGGCCCTTTTGGATATGGGAGTGTTCCTGCTCATCCTCTTTTTGGGGTTGCTTTATACATGGAGCCAGGGAGGCTTAAAAAGACAATAA
- a CDS encoding complex I subunit 1/NuoH family protein encodes MIWTITTLITLASLYGIAVLERWSVYHNWDFTYPFKAFSGMFVQEDIIPRKHDPTFFETAPILFIGAAFLTIGVLPFAAGTVLAGIATGALFVNAALAYIMIALLMAGWAPNGVYAMVGGWRFLGQLIAYAMPIVMTISATVMRAESMDMLKIVESQTGLWNIIYQPLGFILFYAASMALAFLPPFDLPQGGGELAGGVFAEYTGKRLLLFRLGRLVLIFSLSLAITNFYLGGWHGPLLPGIIWTFLKTILVAASLFWAGGFMPRLRHDHTLEWGWKYATPAALLNILWVGVLLLL; translated from the coding sequence ATGATCTGGACTATCACTACATTAATTACTTTGGCAAGCCTTTACGGCATCGCGGTTTTGGAACGCTGGTCGGTTTACCATAATTGGGATTTTACCTACCCTTTTAAAGCTTTTTCGGGCATGTTTGTACAGGAAGATATCATCCCGCGCAAACACGACCCCACTTTTTTTGAAACTGCACCTATCTTGTTTATCGGCGCCGCATTCCTAACTATAGGGGTTTTGCCTTTTGCCGCCGGTACCGTTCTGGCAGGGATCGCTACGGGTGCACTTTTTGTGAACGCTGCCCTGGCCTACATCATGATCGCACTGCTGATGGCCGGCTGGGCGCCAAACGGTGTTTATGCCATGGTGGGGGGCTGGCGGTTTCTGGGGCAGCTCATTGCCTATGCCATGCCTATCGTGATGACGATCTCCGCCACAGTAATGCGCGCAGAATCCATGGATATGCTCAAAATAGTAGAATCACAGACCGGGTTATGGAACATCATCTATCAGCCGTTGGGTTTTATCCTGTTTTATGCTGCGTCCATGGCGCTGGCGTTTTTACCGCCTTTTGATTTGCCGCAGGGCGGGGGCGAACTCGCAGGTGGTGTTTTTGCCGAATATACCGGGAAGCGCCTGTTGCTTTTCCGCTTGGGTCGGTTAGTGCTTATTTTTAGCCTTTCCTTGGCGATCACCAATTTTTATCTGGGCGGCTGGCACGGGCCACTCCTGCCAGGCATTATCTGGACGTTTCTTAAAACCATACTGGTGGCAGCTTCCTTGTTTTGGGCAGGAGGTTTTATGCCCCGGCTACGGCATGACCATACGCTGGAATGGGGCTGGAAATACGCCACCCCGGCAGCCCTACTCAATATATTATGGGTTGGGGTGCTGTTACTGTTGTGA